A stretch of Aeromicrobium tamlense DNA encodes these proteins:
- the mraY gene encoding phospho-N-acetylmuramoyl-pentapeptide-transferase yields MLAVLIAGVVGLVGTLVGTRFAISVLVAKGYGQLIRDDGPTSHHVKRGTPTMGGLVIIISTVLGYAIAKLVTGYEPSASAVLLLFLFVGLGAIGFLDDWIKVAKQRNLGLRSKAKMVGQILVGLVFAVLAIGWENDNGQTPITHAISFTRDLSWELPTVLLIVWVLLMIAGASNGVNLTDGLDGLATGAAVMVFGAFILINVWQSNQSCFMLDPGPKCYEVRDPLDLAVVASAVTGACFGFLWWNASPAKIFMGDTGSLSLGGLMAGFALMTRTELLLIVLGGLFVIITFSVILQVGYFKLSGGKRIFRMAPLQHHFELKGWAEITIVVRFWIISGICVISGIGLFYWEWVVGAF; encoded by the coding sequence ATGCTGGCCGTACTGATCGCAGGGGTCGTGGGACTCGTCGGCACACTCGTCGGCACCCGTTTCGCGATCTCCGTGCTCGTGGCCAAGGGCTACGGACAGCTCATCCGCGACGACGGTCCGACCTCGCACCACGTCAAGCGCGGCACGCCCACCATGGGCGGCCTCGTCATCATCATCAGCACGGTGCTGGGCTACGCCATCGCGAAGCTGGTCACCGGCTACGAGCCCAGCGCCTCGGCGGTGCTGCTGCTCTTCCTGTTCGTCGGCCTCGGCGCCATCGGCTTCCTCGACGACTGGATCAAGGTCGCGAAGCAGCGCAACCTGGGTCTGCGCAGCAAGGCCAAGATGGTGGGCCAGATCCTCGTCGGCCTCGTGTTCGCCGTCCTGGCGATCGGCTGGGAGAACGACAACGGCCAGACCCCGATCACCCACGCGATCTCGTTCACGCGCGACCTGTCGTGGGAGCTGCCCACGGTGCTGCTGATCGTGTGGGTGCTGCTGATGATCGCGGGTGCCAGCAACGGCGTGAACCTCACCGACGGCCTCGACGGCCTGGCCACCGGCGCCGCCGTGATGGTCTTCGGTGCGTTCATCCTCATCAACGTCTGGCAGTCCAACCAGAGCTGCTTCATGCTCGACCCCGGCCCGAAGTGCTACGAGGTGCGCGACCCGCTCGACCTCGCGGTGGTCGCCTCGGCCGTCACCGGCGCGTGCTTCGGCTTCCTGTGGTGGAACGCCTCGCCCGCCAAGATCTTCATGGGCGACACCGGCTCGCTCTCGCTCGGCGGCCTCATGGCCGGCTTCGCGCTGATGACCCGTACCGAGCTGCTGCTCATCGTGCTGGGCGGCCTGTTCGTCATCATCACCTTCTCGGTGATCCTGCAGGTCGGGTACTTCAAGCTCTCCGGCGGCAAGCGCATCTTCCGGATGGCGCCGCTGCAGCACCACTTCGAGCTCAAGGGCTGGGCCGAGATCACGATCGTGGTCCGGTTCTGGATCATCAGCGGCATCTGCGTGATCTCCGGCATCGGCCTCTTCTACTGGGAATGGGTCGTCGGTGCCTTCTGA
- the murD gene encoding UDP-N-acetylmuramoyl-L-alanine--D-glutamate ligase → MPSERDVSSLHRDSSWEGVRAVVAGFGVSGFAAADTLNHLGASVVVLDESEGDAHRQEQAQLLEVLGADVRLGPGTAAELPRDVDLVITSPGWRPTVPLLAEAAGRGIPVWGEVELAWRLRGADPAPWLAVTGTNGKTTTVQMLEAILQAAGLRAQAVGNVGTPILEAVMDPEGRDVLAVELSSFQLHWTQSMAAESAAVLNLAPDHYDWHGGAQAYAAAKGKVYEQVRRACVYNVADEATRHLVEEADVVEGARAIGFTLGIPEPGMVGIVDDLLVDRAFVDSRATSAAEMASISDLDDDSPHNVQNALAAAALARAHGVAPVAVRDGLRAFRLGPHRISTVAERDGVRWVDDSKATNPHAARASLRAFDHVVWVAGGLAKGATYGDLVRDVREHLRAAVLIGADRDLIAAELAAQAPDVPVELADGDDADALMDAVATAARRHARPGDTVLLAPAAASMDQFRDYAHRGDAFAQAVDRLG, encoded by the coding sequence GTGCCTTCTGAGCGCGACGTCTCGTCGCTGCACCGCGACTCCTCGTGGGAGGGCGTCCGCGCCGTCGTCGCCGGCTTCGGCGTCAGCGGCTTCGCGGCCGCCGACACGCTGAACCATCTCGGTGCGAGCGTCGTCGTGCTCGACGAGTCCGAGGGCGACGCCCACCGGCAGGAGCAGGCGCAGCTGCTCGAGGTCCTGGGTGCCGACGTGCGCCTGGGCCCCGGCACCGCCGCCGAGCTGCCGCGGGACGTCGACCTCGTGATCACGTCACCCGGCTGGCGCCCCACCGTGCCGCTGCTGGCCGAGGCCGCCGGCCGGGGCATCCCGGTCTGGGGCGAGGTCGAGCTGGCCTGGCGCCTGCGGGGCGCCGATCCCGCGCCGTGGCTGGCCGTCACGGGCACCAACGGCAAGACCACCACGGTGCAGATGCTCGAGGCGATCCTGCAGGCGGCGGGGCTGCGCGCCCAGGCCGTCGGCAACGTCGGCACCCCGATCCTCGAGGCCGTCATGGACCCCGAGGGCCGCGACGTGCTGGCCGTCGAGCTCTCCAGCTTCCAGCTGCACTGGACGCAGTCGATGGCGGCCGAGTCCGCCGCCGTGCTGAACCTCGCACCCGACCACTACGACTGGCACGGCGGGGCGCAGGCCTACGCCGCCGCGAAGGGCAAGGTCTACGAGCAGGTCCGGCGCGCGTGCGTCTACAACGTGGCCGACGAGGCCACGAGGCACCTGGTCGAGGAGGCCGACGTGGTCGAGGGCGCCCGCGCCATCGGGTTCACCCTGGGCATCCCCGAGCCCGGCATGGTCGGCATCGTCGACGACCTGCTGGTCGATCGGGCCTTCGTGGACTCCCGCGCCACGAGCGCCGCCGAGATGGCCTCGATCTCCGACCTCGACGACGACTCGCCGCACAACGTGCAGAACGCGCTCGCGGCCGCCGCGCTCGCGCGGGCCCACGGGGTCGCCCCGGTCGCGGTCCGCGACGGCCTGCGCGCCTTCCGCCTCGGACCTCACCGGATCAGCACGGTCGCCGAGCGCGACGGCGTCCGCTGGGTGGACGACTCCAAGGCCACCAACCCGCACGCCGCTCGCGCCTCGCTGCGCGCCTTCGACCACGTGGTCTGGGTCGCCGGGGGACTGGCGAAGGGCGCCACGTACGGCGACCTGGTCCGCGACGTCCGCGAGCACCTGCGGGCCGCCGTGCTCATCGGCGCCGACCGCGACCTCATCGCCGCCGAGCTGGCCGCCCAGGCGCCCGACGTGCCGGTCGAGCTCGCCGACGGCGACGACGCCGACGCGCTGATGGACGCCGTCGCGACCGCCGCCCGGCGCCACGCCCGTCCGGGCGACACCGTCCTGCTCGCTCCCGCCGCCGCCTCGATGGACCAGTTCCGCGACTACGCCCACCGCGGCGACGCGTTCGCGCAGGCCGTCGACCGCCTCGGCTGA
- the ftsW gene encoding putative lipid II flippase FtsW, translating into MSTTASRRSSSTLETVRNLLERPLASYQLVLGTTGLLLGLGLIMVLSASSVFALRVYGNSFEIFSRQAIFAVVGLVGMVIAMRIPLERVRQLSRPVLLVVVVLIGLTFTPLGMDINGNRNWIPLFAGFNLQPSEFAKLAIVMWIADLYTRRHRHLGTPRFVITPVVPIAGAVSALVVFQKDLGTAVILFAIIAGMLWVAGLPLKPMLGFGAGLVVLLLFFVATAQHRVDRFMSFLNPMADPEQSGYQAIKAMMGFARGGFWGLGLGSSRQKWGALPEAHTDFILAVIGEELGLAGSLVILALFGLLAYTGFRIAHRSRDRFARYLAAGITIWLTTQAIINIGMVLGLLPVIGVPLPLVSYGGSSMLATLAALGLLANCATTEPGAARALSVSRRAKARKKQRAGR; encoded by the coding sequence ATGAGTACCACCGCTTCTCGGCGGTCGTCGAGCACGCTCGAGACCGTGCGGAACCTGCTGGAGCGACCGCTCGCGTCGTACCAGCTCGTGCTCGGCACGACCGGCCTGCTGCTTGGGCTCGGTCTCATCATGGTCCTCAGCGCCAGCTCGGTGTTCGCGCTGCGCGTCTACGGCAACTCCTTCGAGATCTTCAGCCGCCAGGCGATCTTCGCTGTCGTCGGGCTCGTGGGCATGGTCATCGCGATGCGCATCCCGCTCGAGCGGGTGCGCCAGCTGTCGCGACCCGTCCTGCTCGTGGTCGTCGTGCTGATCGGGCTGACCTTCACGCCGCTGGGCATGGACATCAACGGCAACCGGAACTGGATCCCGCTGTTCGCCGGCTTCAACCTCCAGCCGTCCGAGTTCGCGAAGCTCGCGATCGTGATGTGGATCGCCGACCTCTACACCCGCCGACACCGACACCTCGGCACGCCGCGATTCGTCATCACGCCCGTCGTCCCGATCGCGGGAGCCGTCTCGGCGCTCGTCGTGTTCCAGAAGGATCTCGGCACCGCGGTCATCCTGTTCGCGATCATCGCGGGCATGCTGTGGGTCGCCGGCCTGCCGCTCAAGCCGATGCTGGGCTTCGGCGCCGGCCTCGTCGTGCTGCTGCTGTTCTTCGTGGCCACGGCGCAGCACCGCGTCGACCGCTTCATGTCGTTCCTCAACCCGATGGCCGATCCCGAGCAGTCGGGCTACCAGGCGATCAAGGCCATGATGGGCTTCGCCCGCGGGGGCTTCTGGGGCCTGGGCCTGGGCAGCAGTCGTCAGAAGTGGGGCGCCCTGCCCGAGGCGCACACCGACTTCATCCTCGCGGTCATCGGCGAGGAGCTCGGCCTGGCCGGCAGCCTCGTGATCCTGGCCCTGTTCGGCCTGCTGGCGTACACCGGCTTCCGCATCGCCCACCGCAGCCGCGACCGCTTCGCGCGCTACCTCGCCGCCGGCATCACGATCTGGCTCACGACGCAGGCGATCATCAACATCGGCATGGTGCTCGGCCTGCTGCCGGTCATCGGCGTGCCGCTTCCGCTCGTCTCGTACGGTGGTTCCAGCATGCTCGCCACACTCGCCGCGCTGGGCCTCCTGGCCAACTGCGCCACCACCGAACCCGGCGCCGCCCGCGCCCTGTCCGTCTCGCGTCGTGCCAAGGCGCGCAAGAAGCAGCGGGCGGGTCGCTGA
- the murC gene encoding UDP-N-acetylmuramate--L-alanine ligase, producing MRIDLPSEVLPADRLGRVHLIGIGGAGLSAIALLMHEAGVDVSGSDGKDSAVLDRLRAAGITCHVGHDAAHLADRDTVIASTAVPEDNPEVVEARRRGLRLWPRSAGLMSTMLGDRRIAIAGTHGKTTTTAMLTFALRGAGADPSFAIGAEVAGLGTNARRGTGPEFVVESDESDGAFLHYRPHAAVVTNIDADHLDTWGTVEAYELAFAQFAATVDEVVVVSADDPGCRRLRDTVSSPRILTAGFAEDAHVRGTDVEVAGSTTRFTLHVPGLEPTEVVLAVPGRHYAADALLALAIGLELGHDLAGMVEGLAGYTGAARRMEPKGEAGGVRVVDSYAHHPTEIAADLAAARALAGDDRLVVVFQPHLVSRTRLFGERMGQELAAADLVVVADLYLAREAADPAVTSALVVDAAGPDAHLGGPVEDVPAFLQPMLRPGDLVLTLGAGDVTTVGPALLDLLRDSGDE from the coding sequence GTGAGGATCGACCTGCCGTCCGAGGTCCTGCCCGCCGACCGGCTCGGCCGCGTGCACCTCATCGGCATCGGCGGCGCGGGGCTCTCGGCCATCGCCCTGCTGATGCACGAGGCCGGCGTCGACGTGAGCGGCAGCGACGGCAAGGACTCCGCCGTGCTCGACCGTCTGCGTGCCGCCGGCATCACGTGCCACGTCGGTCACGACGCCGCGCACCTGGCCGACCGCGACACGGTCATCGCGTCCACCGCGGTGCCCGAGGACAACCCCGAGGTCGTCGAGGCGCGCCGCCGCGGCCTGCGCCTGTGGCCGCGCTCGGCCGGCCTCATGTCGACGATGCTCGGCGACCGCCGGATCGCGATCGCGGGCACGCACGGCAAGACCACCACCACCGCGATGCTGACGTTCGCGCTGCGCGGCGCCGGCGCCGACCCGTCGTTCGCGATCGGGGCCGAGGTCGCCGGGCTGGGCACCAACGCCCGCCGCGGCACCGGTCCCGAGTTCGTCGTCGAGTCCGACGAGAGCGACGGCGCCTTCCTGCACTACCGCCCGCACGCCGCCGTCGTCACGAACATCGACGCCGACCACCTCGACACGTGGGGCACGGTCGAGGCGTACGAGCTCGCCTTCGCCCAGTTCGCCGCCACGGTCGACGAGGTCGTCGTGGTCTCGGCCGACGACCCCGGCTGCCGTCGCCTGCGCGACACCGTGAGCAGCCCGCGGATCCTCACCGCCGGGTTCGCCGAGGACGCGCACGTCCGCGGCACGGACGTCGAGGTCGCTGGCTCGACCACCCGCTTCACCCTCCACGTGCCGGGCCTGGAGCCCACCGAGGTCGTCCTCGCCGTCCCCGGACGGCACTACGCCGCCGACGCCCTGCTCGCGCTGGCCATCGGCCTCGAGCTGGGGCACGACCTCGCCGGGATGGTCGAGGGCCTGGCGGGCTACACCGGGGCCGCGCGCCGCATGGAGCCCAAGGGCGAGGCCGGGGGAGTGCGCGTCGTCGACTCCTACGCGCACCACCCCACCGAGATCGCGGCCGATCTGGCTGCCGCCCGCGCGCTCGCCGGCGACGACCGTCTCGTCGTGGTCTTCCAGCCCCACTTGGTCAGCCGCACCCGCCTGTTCGGCGAGCGCATGGGCCAGGAGCTCGCCGCCGCCGACCTCGTCGTGGTGGCCGACCTCTATCTCGCGCGCGAGGCCGCCGATCCCGCGGTCACCTCGGCCCTCGTCGTCGACGCGGCCGGCCCGGACGCCCACCTGGGCGGTCCGGTCGAGGACGTGCCCGCGTTCCTGCAGCCGATGCTGCGCCCGGGCGACCTCGTGCTG
- the murG gene encoding undecaprenyldiphospho-muramoylpentapeptide beta-N-acetylglucosaminyltransferase: MRVLLAGGGTAGHTSPLLATAAVLADAGDDIVCLGTPRGLEVTLIPQAGHALELVPPVPLPRRPNADLVKLPANLRRSVSATLEVFDRFRPDVVVGFGGYVSVPAYLAARRRKLPLVVHEGNALPGIANKLGARLTRHVATSFPDTELRHGTYTGLPIRRQIADLDRYASRAEGRRHFGLDPDRPTILVTGGSQGARRINTTMAAAARDLADAGIQVLHAAGRPEEVELDSRADDPPYVVEQYIDRIDLAYAAADLVVCRSGANTVTEVAAVGLPAVFVPLPIGNGEQALNAHPVVGAGGALLIEDGAFTPAWVDSAIVSLVTSPERLERMSQAASGIVRRDAAERLAQMVHEAGEAGR; the protein is encoded by the coding sequence ATGCGTGTCCTGCTCGCCGGCGGTGGTACCGCCGGTCACACGTCTCCGCTGCTCGCGACCGCCGCGGTCCTGGCCGACGCGGGCGACGACATCGTCTGCCTGGGCACTCCGCGCGGCCTCGAGGTCACGCTGATCCCGCAGGCCGGCCACGCGCTCGAGCTGGTGCCGCCGGTGCCGCTGCCGCGCCGCCCCAACGCCGACCTGGTGAAGCTGCCCGCCAACCTGCGCCGCTCGGTCTCGGCCACGCTCGAGGTCTTCGACCGGTTCCGTCCCGACGTCGTCGTCGGCTTCGGCGGCTACGTCTCGGTGCCGGCCTACCTCGCGGCCCGCAGGCGCAAGCTGCCCCTCGTCGTCCACGAGGGCAACGCGCTGCCCGGCATCGCGAACAAGCTCGGCGCGCGCCTCACCCGTCACGTGGCGACCAGCTTCCCCGACACCGAGCTGCGCCACGGCACCTACACGGGCCTGCCGATCCGTCGGCAGATCGCCGACCTCGACCGGTACGCCTCGCGGGCCGAGGGCCGCCGGCACTTCGGCCTCGACCCCGATCGCCCGACGATCCTGGTCACCGGAGGCTCGCAGGGCGCCCGTCGCATCAACACCACGATGGCCGCCGCCGCGCGTGACCTCGCCGACGCCGGCATTCAGGTGCTGCACGCGGCCGGTCGTCCCGAGGAGGTCGAGCTCGACAGCCGTGCGGACGACCCGCCCTACGTCGTCGAGCAGTACATCGACCGGATCGACCTCGCCTACGCCGCCGCGGACCTGGTGGTGTGCCGCTCGGGCGCCAACACCGTCACCGAGGTCGCGGCCGTCGGCCTGCCGGCCGTCTTCGTCCCGCTGCCGATCGGCAACGGCGAGCAGGCCCTCAACGCCCACCCGGTGGTGGGTGCCGGCGGTGCGCTGCTGATCGAGGACGGCGCGTTCACGCCGGCGTGGGTCGACAGCGCGATCGTCTCGCTCGTCACCTCGCCCGAGCGCCTCGAGCGCATGTCGCAAGCCGCCTCCGGCATCGTCCGGCGCGATGCCGCCGAGCGTCTCGCGCAGATGGTGCACGAGGCGGGGGAGGCCGGCCGGTGA